The Magnetococcus sp. PR-3 genome window below encodes:
- the hisG gene encoding ATP phosphoribosyltransferase: MSQQLKLGIPKGSLQDSTIELFKQAGWTIVNRSRNYFPTIDDPEIKPALIKPQEMAPYCADGTLDVGLTGFDWILEQECEDKIHELGVLDYSKSSSHGCRWVVAVTKDSPVKKLEDLDGKVVSTELIKTTKRLFEERGIKADIRYSWGATEAKVVEGLVDAVVEITETGSTIRAHGLRIVEDLLFTNTRMIANPAAMEDPWKRAKIEQLYMMLNASLKAHHKSMLKLNVADANLDGVCNLLPSLHAPTVNPLKDSGWHAVETVVDRDQIRDLIPKLVFAGAEGIVEYELKKVV, encoded by the coding sequence ATGTCCCAGCAACTGAAACTGGGGATTCCCAAGGGAAGCCTACAGGACTCCACCATCGAACTGTTCAAGCAAGCGGGTTGGACCATCGTCAACCGCTCGCGCAACTACTTTCCCACCATCGATGATCCGGAGATCAAGCCTGCCCTGATCAAACCTCAGGAGATGGCGCCTTACTGTGCTGATGGTACGTTAGATGTCGGCTTGACCGGCTTTGACTGGATCCTGGAGCAAGAGTGCGAAGATAAAATTCATGAACTGGGTGTATTGGACTACTCCAAATCCTCCAGCCATGGATGCCGCTGGGTGGTTGCTGTTACCAAAGATTCCCCCGTTAAAAAACTGGAAGATCTTGACGGCAAAGTGGTCTCCACCGAGTTGATCAAAACCACCAAGCGCCTCTTTGAAGAGCGTGGCATTAAAGCCGACATTCGCTACTCGTGGGGAGCGACAGAGGCGAAAGTGGTTGAAGGTTTGGTCGATGCCGTCGTTGAGATCACCGAGACCGGCAGCACCATCCGTGCCCACGGCCTACGCATTGTTGAAGATCTGCTCTTCACCAATACCCGTATGATTGCCAACCCCGCCGCCATGGAAGACCCCTGGAAGCGCGCTAAGATTGAACAACTGTATATGATGCTCAACGCATCATTAAAAGCACACCACAAGTCGATGCTGAAGCTTAATGTGGCCGATGCAAACTTAGACGGCGTGTGCAATCTGCTGCCCAGCCTGCATGCGCCAACCGTCAATCCTTTAAAGGATAGTGGCTGGCATGCGGTGGAAACCGTGGTGGATCGAGATCAAATCCGTGACCTGATTCCTAAACTGGTTTTTGCAGGTGCGGAAGGAATTGTGGAATACGAACTAAAAAAAGTGGTATAA
- a CDS encoding phosphoglycolate phosphatase → MSSAKILSFPKEVSAGLPSPSQPALPPCRALLFDLDGTLVHTGPDLAGAMNHVLKSRNLDTLDPDEVEYLVGSGARSLLARGFWGMGAEPPVEDADFEAAVELFLDYYAEHIADDSHAYAGVIETLTTLQEAGFAMGVVTNKPEFLAKKLLVELKMDHFFKVVVGGDSLPTRKPEPEMLYHATVHMAVAVDEAVLIGDSDNDIHAARNAGIPVVAVTYGYNRHGDIAELEPDRLVDRFGEITPLLVLDN, encoded by the coding sequence ATGAGCAGTGCTAAAATTCTATCGTTTCCCAAGGAGGTCTCCGCCGGACTTCCTTCGCCCAGCCAGCCCGCACTCCCCCCTTGCCGCGCGTTGCTCTTTGACCTGGACGGTACACTGGTCCATACCGGCCCAGATTTAGCCGGTGCCATGAACCACGTTTTGAAGAGCCGCAACCTGGACACACTAGACCCGGATGAGGTGGAATATCTGGTTGGTAGTGGGGCTCGATCCCTGTTAGCCCGTGGTTTTTGGGGCATGGGTGCCGAACCTCCTGTTGAGGATGCCGATTTTGAAGCAGCCGTTGAACTGTTTTTAGACTATTATGCCGAGCACATTGCTGACGACTCCCACGCCTATGCGGGTGTAATCGAGACCTTAACAACCCTTCAAGAAGCAGGGTTTGCTATGGGGGTTGTCACCAACAAGCCAGAGTTTTTGGCCAAAAAACTGTTGGTAGAGCTAAAGATGGACCATTTTTTCAAGGTTGTGGTGGGGGGGGATAGTCTACCAACCCGTAAACCAGAGCCAGAGATGCTCTACCATGCCACCGTGCATATGGCTGTTGCTGTTGATGAGGCGGTCTTGATCGGTGACTCAGATAACGACATCCATGCGGCTCGGAATGCAGGTATTCCGGTTGTGGCCGTCACCTACGGCTATAACCGTCACGGTGATATCGCAGAGCTTGAACCCGACCGCCTTGTGGATCGCTTTGGGGAGATCACCCCCTTACTGGTATTGGATAACTAA
- a CDS encoding OadG family protein — translation MSELLSEGLGLMVLGMGTVFIFLTMLVFLVGQMSRLAMWIESKLPQPPAAPAVASTQGIPPDHIAAISAAVHRYRANRH, via the coding sequence ATGAGCGAACTGCTCTCAGAAGGTCTAGGTTTAATGGTGCTGGGTATGGGCACCGTGTTTATCTTTTTGACCATGCTGGTCTTCCTGGTGGGACAGATGTCCCGATTAGCCATGTGGATTGAATCCAAACTGCCCCAGCCGCCAGCGGCACCTGCGGTAGCTTCTACACAAGGTATACCCCCGGATCATATTGCGGCCATCTCGGCAGCAGTACACCGGTATCGGGCGAACCGTCACTGA
- the metW gene encoding methionine biosynthesis protein MetW, with the protein MISLRVDQSTIASMIEPGSRVLDLGCGDGLLMHHLIHGKQCKGIGVEISPEGVQSCIAHGVPVYQGDMDQGLSDHFDATFDYVLLSHTLQAIHRPAFVLDEMLRVGRRGIVSFPNFGHWRFRWQLLTTGRVPQRGVLPYMWYDTPNIRMCTLLDFQDLCHELGIRIVKQIPLAASGDVKGGLPLQVSKVPWMQFMANWLSPMAVFLLEKE; encoded by the coding sequence ATGATCTCATTACGCGTTGACCAAAGCACCATCGCCTCCATGATTGAGCCGGGGAGTCGGGTGTTGGATCTTGGCTGTGGTGATGGCCTGTTGATGCACCATCTCATTCATGGCAAGCAGTGCAAAGGGATTGGTGTCGAGATCTCACCCGAGGGTGTGCAGAGCTGTATTGCCCATGGTGTACCTGTCTATCAAGGCGACATGGATCAAGGGTTATCTGACCATTTTGACGCCACCTTTGATTATGTCCTGCTCTCCCACACACTCCAGGCCATTCACCGCCCAGCTTTTGTGTTGGACGAGATGTTACGGGTTGGCCGCCGGGGTATTGTCTCCTTCCCCAACTTTGGCCACTGGCGTTTTCGCTGGCAGCTACTGACGACCGGGCGGGTACCCCAGCGCGGTGTTCTACCCTACATGTGGTACGACACGCCAAACATCCGCATGTGTACCTTGCTGGACTTCCAGGATCTTTGCCATGAGTTAGGCATTCGTATCGTCAAGCAGATCCCTTTAGCAGCCAGTGGCGATGTAAAAGGCGGGCTACCTCTTCAGGTTTCCAAAGTGCCATGGATGCAATTTATGGCCAACTGGCTCTCCCCAATGGCCGTTTTTCTTCTTGAGAAGGAATAA
- the hpt gene encoding hypoxanthine phosphoribosyltransferase, with product MPMHPRDVTPTPLITEDKIQQRVESLAKEIIAQMGPEPLLVALLKGSFLFAADLLREMGRQGARPKLDFLAVSSYGRGTESSGQVEVTLAVKEPLKGRHVLLVDDILDTGNTFMHVMSLLKEQGAHEVLTCTLLNKQARRQQPITADFIGFEVPDAFVVGYGIDWDNHFRELPYVGIVPPEAYS from the coding sequence ATGCCCATGCATCCTCGAGATGTCACACCAACTCCACTCATTACAGAAGATAAAATTCAGCAGCGTGTGGAGAGCTTGGCCAAAGAGATTATTGCGCAAATGGGGCCAGAGCCACTGTTGGTGGCGTTACTTAAGGGATCTTTTCTGTTTGCCGCGGACCTGCTCCGCGAGATGGGTCGCCAAGGGGCCAGACCCAAACTGGATTTTCTGGCCGTCTCCTCGTATGGCCGTGGTACTGAGTCTTCCGGTCAGGTTGAGGTCACACTGGCGGTCAAGGAACCGCTGAAGGGGCGTCACGTACTGCTGGTTGATGATATCCTTGATACCGGTAATACCTTTATGCATGTTATGTCTCTCCTAAAAGAACAAGGCGCCCACGAAGTATTGACCTGCACCTTGCTCAATAAGCAGGCCCGACGCCAACAGCCTATTACCGCTGACTTTATCGGTTTTGAGGTGCCCGACGCTTTTGTGGTGGGGTATGGCATTGACTGGGACAACCATTTCCGTGAACTGCCCTATGTTGGGATTGTCCCGCCGGAAGCCTACAGTTAA